In a single window of the Cuculus canorus isolate bCucCan1 chromosome 25, bCucCan1.pri, whole genome shotgun sequence genome:
- the P3H4 gene encoding endoplasmic reticulum protein SC65, translating into MGPGSAGVALLALAGLCAAQYEEYSVRGFPAAALEPLQGAYARALAQYAEAQWEESARELEASLRLHRLLRDSEAHCHRRCSAQNPAQDLAQDPAQDLAQDPAQDSAQNLAQDPAQEEEEDQEDSAAWEWEREMQLFGQLLRRASCLRACKRDLPVFQLRYPPAQTLRDFQRRMPYQYLHYALFKSNKIEKAVSAAHTFLQKNPKHEMTLRYLNYYRTMVDVDEYLVDLEAQPYEPIFVRSVKLYNNGDFRSSAADMEQALTEYYKAYEDCLAGCEGAYEVQEFKDFYPAIADHFVSVLQCKVDCETELTPNVGGYFVEKFVATMYHYLQFAYYKLNDMRNAVRSVSSYMLFDPGDAVMQQNLVYYRFHRERWRLQEEDFEPRPEAVRYHNRTAAQKKMLDFAKQYLQADDEMEVDGDEGPEVQDQPSDGEFEGEGDYEEGFFADWWQEPKTKGDKADQETLE; encoded by the exons ATGGGGCCGGGCAGCGCGGGGGTAGCGCTGCTGGCGCTGGCGGGGCTGTGCGCGGCGCAGTACGAGGAGTACAGCGTGCGCGGGTTCCCCGCGGCTGCGCTGGAGCCGCTGCAGGGCGCTTACGCGCGGGCGCTGGCGCAATACGCGGAGGCGCAGTGGGAGGAGAGCGCCCGGGAGCTGGAGGCGAGCCTGAGGCTCCACCGCCTGCTGCGCGACAGCGAAGCCCACTGCCACCGCCGCTGCTCCGCGCAGAACCCCGCGCAAGACCTCGCGCAAGACCCCGCGCAAGACCTCGCGCAAGATCCCGCGCAGGATTCAGCACAGAATTTAGCACAGGACCCCgcgcaggaggaggaggaggatcaGGAGGATTCCGCCGCCTGGGAATGGGAGCGGGAGATGCAGCTCTTCGGGCAGCTGCTGCGCCGCGCAAGCTGCCTGCGCGCCTGCAAACGCGACCTTCCCGTTTTCCAGCTGCGCTACCCCCCCGCGCAGACGCTGCGCGATTTTCAGCGCCGCATGCCCTACCAGTACCTGCACTACGCGCTCTTCAAG tCCAATAAGATCGAGAAAGCGGTCTCCGCTGCCCACACCTTCCTGCAGAAGAACCCCAAGCACGAGATGACCTTGAGGTACCTCAACTACTACAGGACGATGGTGGACGTTGATGAATACCTGGTCGACCTGGAGGCTCAGCCCTACGAG CCGATATTCGTGCGGTCGGTGAAGCTCTACAACAACGGGGATTTCCGGAGCAGCGCAGCTGACATGGAGCAGGCGCTGACTGAGTACTACAAAGCGTACGAGGACTGCCTGGCGGGCTGCGAGGGCGCTTACGAGGTGCAGGAGTTCAAGGACTTCTACCCTGCCATCGCAG ATCATTTCGTGAGCGTGCTGCAGTGCAAGGTGGACTGTGAGACCGAGCTCACCCCCAACGTAGGCGGCTACTTCGTGGAGAAGTTTGTGGCCACCATGTACCACTACCTGCAGTTTGCCTACTACAAGC TGAACGACATGCGGAACGCGGTGCGCAGCGTCTCCAGCTACATGCTCTTCGACCCTGGTGATGCCGTGATGCAGCAGAACCTGGTCTACTACCGCTTCCACCGCGAGCGTTGGCGCCTGCAGGAGGAGGACTTCGAGCCCCGGCCG GAAGCCGTGCGCTACCACAACCGGACGGCTGCCCAGAAGAAGATGCTGGACTTTGCCAAGCAGTACCTGCAGGCTGACGATGAG ATGGAGGTGGACGGCGATGAGGGGCCAGAGGTGCAGGACCAGCCTTCCGACGGCGAGTTCGAGGGCGAAGGCGACTACGAGGAGGGATTCTTTGCAGATTGGTGGCAGGAACCCAAGACCAAAGGGGACAAAGCTGACCAAG AGACCCTGGAATAA